A portion of the Desulfatiglans sp. genome contains these proteins:
- a CDS encoding response regulator, producing the protein MDLKPTREELEQKIKELEKLLNNQEEKERKLLEEISGLKQTEKYYNALMQNTDDFIVICDQSAIPQAFNERYKEIGKALLNTEIKPGMQPHKMSGNLEVIKYWTSLQGRALNGEKFLAEFFDKERNQYLETLFCPIREGEKVTGFTEITRNITARRQAEIKQKELQSKFSNALEIAHLGPWEYDPASDLFTFNDYFYKIFRTTAEEVGGYVMTSGEYNRRFIHPDDIAFLTEEGRKASETNDPNYNRQFEQRIIYADGNVGYIAVRFFIQKDENGRTIRAYGVNQDITETVRLREKLAQVQKLEAIGTLAGGLAHDYNNILMGILGNTALMLLEMDTAHPHYAKLKNIEQYVQNASDLTKQMLGFARGGKYEVKPTDMNELVKKSSDMFGQTKKEITIHTKWQEDIWTVEIDQGQMNQVLLNLYVNAWQSMPHGGELYLETKNIVLDDNYVKPFYVAPGNYVKISVTDTGIGMDAATQKRIFDPFFTTKKMGRGTGLGLATVYGIIKNHSGIINVYSEKGEGSTFNIYLPVSSAVLTKEKEPSFHVLKGNETILLVDDEEMIINIGTQLLERLGYRVLCAKTGSEALETYKNNRGNIDLVILDMIMPNMGGGAVYDELKKVYPGVKVLLSSGYSLNGQATSILKRGCNGFIQKPFGLDELSKRIREILGSE; encoded by the coding sequence ATGGATTTAAAACCTACCCGTGAAGAACTGGAACAAAAAATCAAAGAATTAGAAAAACTCCTTAATAACCAGGAGGAAAAAGAAAGAAAACTTCTTGAAGAGATAAGCGGGTTAAAACAGACTGAAAAATACTATAATGCCCTGATGCAGAATACTGATGACTTTATAGTAATATGCGACCAAAGTGCAATACCCCAGGCATTTAATGAAAGATATAAAGAAATAGGTAAGGCATTATTAAATACCGAAATAAAACCCGGTATGCAGCCTCATAAGATGTCTGGAAACCTTGAAGTGATAAAATACTGGACCTCTCTGCAGGGCAGGGCTTTAAATGGAGAGAAATTTTTAGCAGAATTTTTTGACAAAGAGAGAAATCAATATCTTGAAACCCTGTTCTGTCCTATTCGGGAAGGGGAAAAGGTAACAGGGTTTACAGAGATTACACGAAACATAACCGCCCGCAGACAGGCTGAAATAAAACAGAAGGAACTTCAATCTAAATTCTCGAATGCCCTGGAGATAGCACACTTAGGGCCATGGGAGTACGATCCAGCCAGCGATCTTTTTACCTTTAACGATTATTTCTACAAAATATTTCGCACCACAGCGGAGGAGGTTGGTGGATATGTAATGACATCAGGTGAATATAATAGGCGATTTATCCATCCGGATGACATTGCTTTTCTCACGGAGGAAGGAAGGAAAGCAAGCGAAACAAATGACCCCAACTATAACCGTCAATTCGAACAAAGAATAATCTACGCTGATGGCAATGTCGGATACATTGCGGTCCGGTTTTTTATCCAAAAGGACGAAAACGGCAGAACAATCAGGGCCTATGGTGTAAATCAGGATATAACTGAAACAGTGCGTCTCAGGGAAAAACTTGCACAGGTGCAGAAATTAGAGGCTATTGGCACTCTGGCAGGCGGTCTGGCGCATGATTACAATAATATATTAATGGGGATCCTTGGGAATACAGCACTTATGCTCCTTGAAATGGATACTGCTCATCCCCATTACGCTAAACTGAAAAACATAGAGCAATATGTCCAGAATGCATCGGACTTGACTAAACAGATGCTTGGTTTTGCCAGGGGCGGCAAGTATGAGGTAAAGCCTACTGACATGAATGAGCTGGTGAAAAAAAGCTCGGATATGTTTGGGCAGACAAAGAAAGAGATCACAATTCATACGAAATGGCAGGAAGATATCTGGACAGTTGAAATTGACCAGGGACAAATGAATCAGGTCTTGTTAAACCTGTATGTCAATGCCTGGCAGTCCATGCCTCACGGCGGAGAGCTTTATCTTGAAACAAAAAATATTGTTCTTGATGATAATTATGTTAAACCTTTTTATGTGGCGCCTGGAAATTATGTGAAGATCTCTGTTACAGATACAGGCATTGGAATGGACGCGGCTACACAAAAGAGGATCTTTGATCCGTTTTTCACAACAAAAAAGATGGGTAGAGGCACCGGACTTGGCCTTGCCACGGTCTATGGAATTATCAAAAATCATTCAGGCATTATTAATGTCTACAGTGAGAAAGGAGAAGGCTCGACGTTTAATATATATTTACCTGTTTCAAGTGCAGTTTTAACAAAAGAAAAGGAACCATCCTTTCATGTGTTAAAGGGCAATGAGACCATACTGCTTGTAGATGATGAAGAGATGATAATTAATATTGGTACACAACTGCTGGAAAGACTTGGTTATCGCGTTCTTTGTGCAAAAACAGGGAGTGAAGCCCTGGAAACCTATAAAAATAACAGAGGAAACATTGACCTTGTTATTCTGGATATGATCATGCCCAATATGGGTGGAGGGGCAGTTTATGATGAACTTAAAAAGGTATATCCAGGTGTAAAGGTCCTTCTTTCGAGCGGTTACAGCCTTAATGGGCAGGCTACTTCGATATTGAAAAGAGGATGCAATGGTTTTATCCAGAAACCTTTCGGACTTGATGAGTTATCTAAAAGGATCAGAGAAATCCTGGGGAGTGAATAA